The following is a genomic window from Myxococcales bacterium.
AGGTATAGATTGGACAAGTCTTTCTCTTTATAGCCGTTTTCGCGATCACTTAACGGTACCTGCGCCACAACAATTTTCAGTCATTGGCGGTATAGCGGCTCGTTTTCGTCTGACTGAATGGTATTTGCACTCAGCAGTATTTTTAGAACCATCACTGATGACTGGCTATATGTGGCAGACTCTTGTGGAACAAGATACAGGTCACTTTAGAATTCGGCCTGGACTTTTTGCTGCAGTTGACACAGTTTTTGATTCAGGTCTATCAATGTCGGCGAAGGTAGGATTCGAAATCCCCTTTGACTTTGGTGAGCCAAACCTCATAAAGGAGGTGGCGGAGCCTTTGGTATTGTTTGGCCTCGGGCTAGCTATTTAACTCTCAGAGTTTTTTCTTTGACGAGGGAAAAACTGACCGTTATGGTTTAGTTTTTCCTTTTTTATTGAGCGAATTATGGCAAAGATGATAAAGAAATCTATTTTTTTGATTGTTGTTTATTATTTGAATAGCTGTAGTCCTGGCATTGATTATGCCGATTTAGCTTTTGACCACAATAATCTCATCGATTATGGCGCTCAGGTGAGAAACAAGGAAATAGAGCCAGGTCCCCTCAGTTATGGTCACTTATGTCTTAGTGCTAAAGTAGGTGGTAGTTTTCAAATTGAACAAGAACTTGAGAAAATAAATCAAAGTTTAAGTGAAATTAAAAATCTACCCCAAAAAAACACATTTGATACATCGCAATTTAGCAAACTCAATAAATTTGTGGATGAAACAGAAAATATTGTAGCGAAAGATATTAAGCCAAAAATTCACGATGCCTTGATCAGTGCAGCTTCTGGCAAAAAGTTTGCAATAGAAATGGAAAGAATTATTAAGGACGATGGAGTCAGTGGCGCTATAGAAACTCTTAAGAAAGATGTTCCCCAAACAGCTATGAATGATTATGAACGCTTGGGTATGACATTAAAAATATCTTTGGAAAAAATTTATCAGCTGAGTGTTTTTTATTCTCAATTGACGGTGCAAAAACAAGCCCAGGAGCATCTACATCAGCTCAGAAAATCCTTAGATGATCTGAACAATGCTGTTAATGAACAGGTGATGTTTGCAAACGAAGATGTATTGAATAGTGCTGTTTTGGCTCTTGCTACAGCAAAAATTAAAAGCAGTGTCATCAGCCAAATGGTAGATGAAATAAGCTCGCTCAAACTAATCAAAAAAGAATTGCTTGAGCTGTTATCGGAACTAAAGAGCTCACTTTTTGGTTTTAAAGGACTTAAAAATCGTTTTGTTGATAAAGTTGATGAACTCTATGCACTACCAACCAAAAATATTTTTAAGCTGATAAAAGATTCTTTTACTGCTCTAGAAGTTTTAATAAGCAACTATGACGAAAGTCCTAAAAAAAACAATGATACGAGAATCAAAGCTCAGATTGAGCAAGCATTTAGCGGGCAGTTATCGGCAGTGATTGAGCCTGTAGAGGTAAACGAAGAGAGTGATTTATTATCGTTTATTCGTCAGTTGAGTCAACATCGTGTGATGGGACTTTATGCTCATGACTCAAACGATGATTTCATCAAGTCGCTATCAGTAGCTGTTGAACAAGGACTGGCAAGAAATTATGGGCTTGTCAGCGATAATGTCTATGCTCTCAATCACGTTAAATTAAATGACACAAAAGTATCTTTTTCTATGTCTGCTGCTGGATGGAAAAATTATTTGAGAGGGGTCAGTAAAAAAATAGTGGCAGTTAAGTCTCGTGATGGTTATGAGGCTAATCTCTTTGTGATTTTTGCTGACGCTCTTGCCCAGGGTGCACCTGTGAATGATTTGATCAACATTTTTAGTCAAGGAAAAAATAAAGTATTGGTGGTAGCAAAGCAACCTCAAGATTTTGCAATAAAAGAAGCCTATCGCTCAAAAGGAGTTGATGTGGCTTCAGCTTATTTGGTTGCTTTGTCGATATTGAATAAATTAGAACCTCATTTTAATGGCGATAGATTTGCTGAAACCTTGGTGAAAGTTATGTTCGCTTTCAAAAAAACTCCAGAACAATTTAATTTGACGAGCGTCGAAAGAGTTCTAAAAGATGCATATGCCAGAATTGAGAAGAATAATAATCCGAGTACGCTTGCAATAAATAAAGCAATTTTTGAAGCTCTAGGTGCACACGAGCACAATTACGATCTCAGTCTCATACGTAACTCAAGGGCAATCGTTGACTCTATCAAGAATCTGTCAAAAAATATTGAAAATGATCAGATGTATTATTTCAAAGAAGCTCGAGGATTGAGCCCTAGTTTGAGAACCCTGGAATCTGACAAACTTTATTTTTTAAAAAAACTTGAAAAACAAACAACGCAAAATTTAAAACAAAAAATTATTAGCGATCAGCATAAAAAAATAAAAACGCGGATAAAAATTACGCAAGCTAAACTTCAAGAAATTAAAAATGATCTAGATAGAGATCCTGCACTTCATCCAGTGAGGATTGAGCGAGAAATGCTTATCAATGAAATTCAGAATTTATTTGTGCTTTATGAACAATTGATTGATATGAGTTATGAACTTAAGATCAACAAAAGAGAAAAATTTTTTGAAAATCAAGAAAATGATTTCGTACGATTTTTTAATAAAATTGAACAAATATGTTTGAAGAGAGATTTTTTAGAAAACCTTAAAAATCTTCAGGTAAATCAAATGACGCTTCGCAATGATGCTGAATTATATTTGCCACCTGAAATTTTAACAATGCTCGATCAGTATCCCTCGTGGCATCCTTGGGTTTATTTTGCTGCGGCGACCAAGGCTGTTTTTCAAAATAGATTTAACGGAACCCCGGCTAATGATCCGGCTTTAATTGTAGCCATAGATAATCATTATGCATTCTATCCTGAATTTGAAGGTATTGCGCCAACTATGCACACAATAAGAACAAAAATTATTGGGGAGTATGAGCGGCTAATGCTTTTCGCACAAAATATTGTTGGTCCACATCCTCTTCCTGCAAATGCAGATCGTGTATTGGATATTTTGCCGGTGGGCTACCATGTAGTGCCTGAACCCCCACCGTTAAAAAATGTTCGATTTGAGAAAGGATCGGTTGGTGAATCATACCTTAGCTTAGAGGAAAAAAATCTTAAGGTTCTCATTCCCCTTTGGGATGATCTGCTTGATGTGTCTGCGAGTATTCAAAGAGCAGCAGGAAAGATTTTTGAACGCTTGAGCGAAGTCAATATGTTTTAATAGTGAGTTTTAGTTTCTTCATAGCCTTATGAATAGGTTAAGAAACTGTTTTGAAATAGTTTCTTAGCTAGTGGTAGAAATTTTTTAGGAGTACCTCATGCCAAAGCCCGCACCAAGCTTTATACCTCACGGAATGCACACTATTACTCCGCACTTGTGGTTTAATGGTGATTGCCAAAAGGCAATTCAATTTTACCAAAGAGCTTTTGATGCCGAAGAGGTATCTTTGGTATATTCCGAAGATAAACCACAAACAGTTATGCATGCGATGCTTAAAATAGGTGATTCATATTTAATGATGGCGGATGCTTGGCCAGACACTTCAGAACAGGGCCCTGTTAAAACTACGAGCGTTGGCATATGGCTCTATGTTGAGGATTGTGATGCTTTATTTAAGCAAGCAGTAGGTCAAGGCTGCAAGGTAGTTATGCCTCTGATGGATGCTTTTTGGGGTGATCGTTTTGCCAAAGTACGGGATCCATTTGGGCATTGTTGGGCGATCGCGACTTATAAGTTGCTAATGAACGAAGAAGAAATAAAACAAGCCAAAGAAAAATGGATGCAAGAAAATAAAGTTGATTATTGTTGAATGAGTTGGGCAAATTAATTTTCCCATAAAGCTGCATTGTGCAGCTTTTTTGGTATTCCTAAGTTAGTTGATGATGAGCGGCTTCATCTAAGGAGGAGCAAAATGCTTATGAGCGGCGGTAAATTGTTTCAAAATATTTCGATAAATTTACTACTGATGTGTTGTGCTCAGATTATTATTGCTGCTCAAGATGACAATTCGCTTATTTTTCGAGGGCATTTTCCGGCTGTAGAAAAGAAGGGTGTTTCCTTTTTAAATTCATTTGCATCTGAAGCAAATATTACTCGTTATCTGATCGCCAACCAACATCATGTGTGGCGAGCACGTGTAATGTCAGATGTTGGTCTCATTAACTTTTCTCCATCAGTGCTATGGCACACTGGGCTTACAATGGAGACTTTGGTCGACAATCAAAATGATATCAACTTTAGACTAGTGCAGGTTTACTATCAGGTTTTGACTGCTTTTGATTGGAATTTGGGAGATCAGTCTTTTAGATTTGGTTATCGGCATCGTTGTAGTCATGGTACAGATGGCGCTGTCAGTAGTCGTATAACAATTCGATCAGGGCCAACGTTGGTCTATCAGAAAAATTGGTTACTAAAACATGCGAACATCTCTATTGAGCCAGGTACGAATTTGTATTTGATCGGACAAAATAGTGATTTAATGAATCAGCTGCGAGGAGAATTATTTTTTAATTCTCAAGTATTGTTTCCCGTGTACAATTCTCTTTCATTGCTTTTTGTATCGGGAATCAATTTTCTCTTTAATAGCGAAGGAAATAATTTTCTTTACTTTCCTTTTAGCCCATTAAAAAATTGGGAAATAATTCCATTATGGGGAGCACGTTTGGCACTGAGAGTAGAGCCTGGTAGAATTAAGAGCGATATTGGGCTGGCCTATCGACAAAATTTTGACAGCAGCTTAGGTCATCATGCTGAAAAGCTTCACCTACTTTCGCTTGAACTCAATTTCATGTGGTGAAATTTTTCTAACATGAACAGATGATTTTGCTCCTGCGTTGCATGCGCTGTTTAAGAAAAAGTGGTATTTATATTCTGCTTCTTCATTAAATTAGTAAACAAAATCGTCGCTATTTTAGAAATATACTGGCTTGCTATTTGTTAGTTACCTGTATATCAGAAAGTAGTTTAGGTTTTCATTAGCTAAAAAAGAGTGGTTGTTGCCATGCCGCAGATATTTCCAAAATGGAGCAATACCGTTGCAAAGCTGCTGCCTGTCGTTTTAGTGATTGGTGTTGGTTTTAGCGTTTTTGTATTTTGGTATTGGTTTTCGCCTCTAAATTTGGAGGTGGGCTATGAACCTCATCAGCCGATCCCTTTTAGCCATAAACTTCATGTTTCTGACTTGGGAATTGACTGTATGTATTGTCACACTCA
Proteins encoded in this region:
- a CDS encoding VOC family protein translates to MPKPAPSFIPHGMHTITPHLWFNGDCQKAIQFYQRAFDAEEVSLVYSEDKPQTVMHAMLKIGDSYLMMADAWPDTSEQGPVKTTSVGIWLYVEDCDALFKQAVGQGCKVVMPLMDAFWGDRFAKVRDPFGHCWAIATYKLLMNEEEIKQAKEKWMQENKVDYC